The Deltaproteobacteria bacterium genome has a segment encoding these proteins:
- a CDS encoding LLM class F420-dependent oxidoreductase, whose protein sequence is MKFGLYGINTGPCSDPDVASRVAKAAEAAGFDSVWTAEHVVLPDPQAPPSPAPPQMKLLDPAVALSFLAAHTTRLLLATGIIILPQRNPVVLAKELASVDRLSKGRLVFGLGAGYLKPEFQALGVPFGDRGKRTDEYIEAIVALWTQDEPEYKGEYVAFGAIQAHPHPVQKPHPPIFVGGMSPSGLRRAARYGNGWYGFALDLDATRHALEGLRAAEQRFDRSAALGRLEITVTPAGAVDADVARAYQALGVDRLVLLNPGRNADDQLRFVEKAGRELVAALA, encoded by the coding sequence ATGAAGTTCGGGCTGTACGGAATCAACACCGGACCGTGTAGCGATCCGGACGTCGCCTCGCGCGTCGCGAAGGCGGCCGAGGCGGCCGGCTTCGATTCGGTCTGGACCGCGGAGCACGTCGTGCTTCCCGACCCGCAGGCTCCGCCGTCGCCCGCGCCGCCGCAGATGAAGCTGCTCGACCCGGCGGTCGCGCTCTCGTTCCTCGCCGCCCACACGACCAGGCTCCTGCTCGCGACCGGGATCATCATCCTGCCGCAGCGAAATCCCGTCGTGCTCGCGAAGGAGCTGGCCAGCGTCGATCGACTCTCGAAGGGGCGGCTGGTCTTCGGGCTCGGAGCCGGGTACCTAAAGCCGGAGTTCCAGGCGCTCGGCGTTCCCTTCGGCGATCGCGGCAAGCGCACCGACGAGTACATCGAGGCGATCGTCGCGCTCTGGACCCAGGACGAGCCCGAGTACAAGGGCGAGTACGTGGCGTTCGGCGCGATCCAGGCGCATCCGCACCCGGTGCAGAAGCCGCACCCTCCGATTTTCGTCGGCGGAATGAGCCCCTCGGGGCTGCGGCGCGCGGCGCGCTACGGAAATGGCTGGTACGGCTTCGCGCTCGATCTCGACGCGACCCGGCACGCGCTCGAAGGTCTGCGCGCGGCCGAGCAGCGCTTCGACCGCTCGGCCGCGCTCGGGCGACTCGAGATCACGGTGACCCCGGCAGGAGCGGTCGATGCGGACGTCGCCCGCGCGTACCAGGCGCTCGGCGTGGATCGGCTCGTGCTGCTGAATCCGGGGCGCAACGCCGACGATCAGCTTCGCTTCGTCGAGAAGGCCGGGCGCGAGCTGGTTGCTGCGCTCGCCTGA
- a CDS encoding TIGR03619 family F420-dependent LLM class oxidoreductase, translating to MKIGIAVRTMGPQSSRETLLACALAAEAAGLDEIHVPDHIAIPPDDAEGSGGRYLDPLTALAWLGAKTERIGLATAVLILPYRPALPTAKAIATVAELCAGRFATLGVGVGWMAPEFRALGVPREKRGALSDETLSFLNDAFASDVVERNGQAFLFLPRPARPRILIGGAPPHALQRATRYGDGWMPMAARPEQIEADCARLRELFAMAGKPAPEVAVLTRLPLADPARAADLARAFRAAGATRLVHGGRYADVPEFARDAEALAMATGALRLG from the coding sequence ATGAAGATCGGAATCGCGGTTCGCACCATGGGCCCGCAGTCGAGTCGCGAGACGCTGCTTGCCTGCGCGCTCGCCGCCGAGGCCGCCGGCCTCGACGAGATCCACGTGCCCGACCACATCGCGATCCCGCCGGACGACGCCGAGGGATCCGGCGGGCGCTACCTCGACCCGCTCACCGCGCTCGCCTGGCTGGGCGCGAAGACCGAGCGCATCGGGCTCGCGACGGCGGTGCTGATCCTCCCCTACCGCCCGGCGCTGCCGACCGCGAAGGCGATCGCGACCGTGGCGGAGCTCTGCGCGGGCCGGTTCGCGACGCTCGGTGTGGGCGTGGGATGGATGGCGCCGGAGTTCCGCGCGCTCGGCGTGCCGCGCGAGAAGCGCGGCGCGCTGAGCGACGAAACCCTGTCGTTCCTGAACGACGCGTTCGCGAGCGACGTGGTCGAGCGCAACGGCCAGGCGTTCCTGTTCCTGCCCCGGCCCGCGCGGCCGCGGATCCTGATCGGCGGCGCGCCGCCGCACGCTCTCCAACGGGCGACACGGTACGGTGACGGGTGGATGCCGATGGCGGCCCGGCCCGAGCAGATCGAAGCGGACTGCGCGCGGCTGCGCGAGCTCTTCGCGATGGCCGGCAAGCCCGCGCCCGAGGTCGCCGTGCTGACGCGGCTTCCGCTCGCGGACCCCGCGCGCGCAGCCGATCTGGCGCGCGCGTTTCGCGCTGCGGGCGCGACCCGTCTGGTCCACGGCGGCCGCTACGCCGACGTCCCAGAGTTCGCGCGGGACGCGGAGGCGCTCGCCATGGCGACCGGCGCGCTGCGGCTGGGGTAG
- a CDS encoding sodium:solute symporter family protein, producing MVGHVDLVEAGGLGGERAGKQRLATRLRAHGANRDSDLHAVQLSQRFDRARCEPASSRRVEARALQSSASEPRRDRVALRGLDPVVPRGWRRARNLARASRLGRGGAGLLRRRRASEQRGLVARGGSRARRGWLVSVGALGLAALGLYLAGLFAVAAFARRARRDDSPGDHYLAARELGVFVLFLTLYATTYSGNSLIGYPGEAYRSGFAFVMATGFMMAIVVFFHALAPKLRPLSARHGFVTPGDFLRWRFGAEPHGRALRVAVALVMIFALSNFLFSQLRAMGELATEATGGLVPYELGVVGLAAVILFYETTGGMRAVAWTDAVQAGIMFAGLGAMIVWLLSTPGGLAGLSTRIAELRPDAVVVPGATARANWASTILLLGIGSTLYPQAIQRIYAASSSRTLKRAFALMTWMPLVTTAVVTMIGLAAITRLPELAGVDADRVMPALLALWAQDGLASALAAVVVFLAAIAAIMSTADSVLLSAGSLVATDLLDRPRDAPATTLLGKRAAAALFAAMIVLAMRRDLTLWRITELKMEVLVQCAPAFLLAIHWPGLRAGPTLAGVVLGSALAAGSVLAGVERFGGVHAGLLALVANALVATLGSLRR from the coding sequence GTGGTCGGGCACGTGGATCTCGTCGAGGCCGGCGGCCTCGGCGGCGAGCGCGCAGGCAAGCAGCGTCTCGCGACTCGACTGCGGGCCCATGGTGCGAACCGCGATTCCGATCTTCATGCGGTCCAGCTTAGCCAGCGGTTTGACCGCGCGCGCTGCGAACCCGCAAGCTCGCGCCGTGTCGAAGCTCGCGCGCTCCAGAGCTCGGCGAGCGAGCCTCGCCGCGATCGCGTTGCTCTACGCGGTCTCGATCCCGTGGTACCGCGAGGGTGGCGCCGAGCCCGGAATCTGGCTCGGGCTTCCCGACTGGGCCGCGGTGGCGCTGGTCTGCTACGCCGGCGTCGCGCTTCTGAACAGCGTGGCCTGGTGGCTCGCGGAGGTTCCCGAGCACGACGGGGATGGCTCGTGAGCGTGGGAGCGCTCGGGCTTGCGGCGCTCGGCCTCTATCTGGCGGGGCTCTTCGCCGTCGCCGCGTTCGCGCGACGCGCCCGCCGCGACGACTCGCCGGGCGACCACTATCTGGCCGCGCGCGAGCTCGGCGTGTTCGTGCTGTTCCTGACCCTGTACGCCACGACCTACAGCGGGAACTCACTGATCGGCTATCCGGGCGAGGCCTACCGCAGCGGCTTCGCCTTCGTCATGGCGACCGGCTTCATGATGGCGATCGTCGTCTTCTTCCACGCGCTCGCGCCGAAGCTCCGGCCGCTCTCGGCGCGACACGGATTCGTGACGCCGGGCGATTTCCTGCGCTGGCGTTTCGGCGCGGAGCCGCACGGCCGGGCGCTTCGCGTCGCGGTCGCGCTGGTGATGATATTCGCGCTCTCGAACTTCCTGTTCTCGCAGCTGCGCGCGATGGGGGAGCTTGCGACCGAGGCGACCGGCGGGCTCGTGCCGTACGAGCTCGGCGTGGTGGGGCTGGCCGCGGTGATCCTCTTCTACGAGACGACCGGGGGCATGCGCGCCGTCGCGTGGACCGACGCGGTGCAGGCCGGGATCATGTTCGCGGGCCTGGGCGCGATGATCGTGTGGCTGCTGTCCACGCCCGGCGGGCTCGCGGGGCTCTCGACTCGGATCGCCGAGCTGCGCCCCGACGCCGTGGTCGTTCCCGGCGCCACTGCCCGGGCGAACTGGGCCTCGACGATCCTCTTGCTCGGCATCGGCAGCACGCTCTATCCGCAGGCGATCCAGCGCATCTACGCCGCGTCGTCGAGCCGCACGCTGAAGCGCGCGTTTGCGCTGATGACCTGGATGCCGCTCGTCACGACCGCGGTCGTGACGATGATCGGCCTGGCCGCGATCACGCGTCTGCCCGAGCTCGCCGGGGTCGATGCCGACCGCGTGATGCCGGCGCTGCTCGCGCTCTGGGCGCAGGACGGGCTCGCATCCGCGCTTGCGGCCGTGGTCGTGTTCCTGGCCGCGATCGCCGCGATCATGTCGACCGCGGACTCGGTCCTGCTCTCGGCCGGATCGTTGGTGGCGACCGATCTGCTGGACCGCCCGCGCGATGCGCCCGCGACCACGCTTCTAGGCAAGCGCGCTGCAGCGGCGCTCTTCGCCGCGATGATCGTCCTCGCGATGCGCCGCGACCTCACGCTCTGGCGGATCACCGAGCTCAAGATGGAGGTTCTGGTCCAGTGCGCGCCCGCGTTCCTGCTCGCGATCCACTGGCCGGGTCTGCGCGCGGGACCGACGCTCGCGGGCGTGGTGCTCGGCTCGGCGCTCGCGGCGGGGTCCGTGCTCGCCGGAGTCGAGCGATTCGGCGGCGTCCACGCGGGGCTGCTCGCGCTCGTCGCGAACGCCCTGGTCGCGACGCTCGGGTCGCTGCGCAGGTAA
- a CDS encoding phosphotransferase family protein — protein MEKLDRDDRVARIEAWIGANAGAPARVSNLRRMAGGSSRQVWSLDLELGGASAAEKRALVLRIDPTAATARGASADGGGFRLEFRLLEEALRCEVPVPRVYWPCAELEPLGGPFYFMDRIEGETIGTRILREPSLANARERLPEQLGRALARIHRMNPAAPGLERIARAAPGQSSVREQLAQVRRGIDSAPSPTPVCEWAYRWLERSVPGGSAAQPAAALVHGDYRMGNVVVGPEGLRAVLDWELAHVGDPHEDLAWMCTKTWRFGNPAAPVGGVGPREPFYRAYETESGRVLDRDALRWWEVLCSAKVCVVWIVQVNAYLSGVIPSVEQAAIGRRMAETELDLLQLLEDA, from the coding sequence GTGGAGAAGCTCGACCGCGACGATCGTGTGGCAAGGATCGAGGCCTGGATCGGCGCTAACGCCGGCGCTCCGGCGCGCGTGTCGAATCTGCGCCGCATGGCCGGAGGCTCGTCACGGCAGGTCTGGAGCCTCGACCTCGAGCTCGGCGGCGCAAGCGCGGCCGAGAAGCGTGCGCTCGTGCTGCGGATCGATCCGACCGCGGCCACGGCGCGCGGAGCCTCGGCCGATGGCGGCGGCTTCCGATTGGAGTTTCGCCTGCTCGAAGAGGCGCTGCGCTGCGAGGTCCCGGTGCCGCGCGTGTACTGGCCTTGCGCCGAGCTCGAGCCGCTGGGCGGGCCGTTCTACTTCATGGATCGGATCGAGGGCGAGACGATCGGAACGCGAATCCTGCGCGAGCCGTCGCTCGCGAACGCGCGGGAGCGGCTGCCCGAGCAGCTCGGCCGCGCGCTCGCGCGCATCCACCGCATGAATCCCGCCGCGCCCGGGCTCGAGCGGATCGCCCGCGCCGCGCCCGGCCAGTCGAGCGTCAGGGAGCAGCTCGCGCAGGTCCGGCGCGGCATCGACTCGGCGCCTTCCCCTACACCAGTCTGTGAATGGGCCTACCGGTGGCTCGAGCGCAGCGTGCCGGGCGGATCGGCCGCGCAGCCGGCCGCCGCGCTCGTGCACGGCGACTACCGGATGGGCAACGTGGTGGTCGGCCCCGAAGGGCTGCGCGCCGTGCTCGACTGGGAGCTCGCGCACGTGGGGGATCCGCACGAGGACCTGGCCTGGATGTGCACGAAGACCTGGCGATTCGGCAATCCGGCCGCGCCGGTCGGCGGAGTCGGTCCGCGCGAGCCGTTCTACCGCGCCTACGAAACCGAGAGCGGCCGAGTTCTCGATCGCGACGCGCTGCGCTGGTGGGAGGTGCTCTGCTCGGCGAAGGTCTGCGTCGTCTGGATCGTGCAGGTGAACGCCTATCTGTCGGGCGTCATCCCCAGCGTCGAGCAGGCCGCGATCGGACGGCGCATGGCCGAGACCGAGCTCGACCTGCTGCAGCTCCTCGAAGACGCGTAG
- the cobA gene encoding uroporphyrinogen-III C-methyltransferase: MPALDPSRGVLRASGTTACGAVSLGDVSKCAPARASSKPNPGPVSADVTARIWQNAGRHSTAGGATLRGRVRFVGAGPGDPELITVRGLRALQEADVVLYDSLVSPELLEGLRAELVHVGKRCGRHAMTQEQINRLLVELALADKDVVRLKGGDPSVLGRVGEEILPLAEHGIEFEIVPGVSSATAVPALAGIPVTHRDFADSFTVATAHRRDEDGRYSIPPYQPRNTLVLLMAGATVPAWRTQLVALGYPADLPVAFVSAGCSPRERVLVTTVAQAERDFEAAALETPVLAVIGWVVGLRDSLGPYASSRSCSRSSSVSAMRRPIAACSTLGMTPDR; encoded by the coding sequence ATGCCCGCGCTAGACCCCTCGCGCGGAGTTCTTCGAGCGAGCGGGACGACGGCATGCGGCGCCGTGTCACTCGGTGATGTGTCGAAGTGTGCACCGGCTCGAGCTTCGAGCAAGCCGAATCCAGGCCCGGTGAGCGCGGATGTCACGGCACGGATCTGGCAGAATGCGGGGAGACACTCGACGGCGGGAGGTGCAACATTGCGCGGCAGGGTGCGCTTCGTCGGAGCGGGACCGGGCGATCCCGAGCTCATCACCGTTCGCGGATTGCGCGCGCTGCAGGAAGCAGATGTCGTCCTGTACGACAGCCTGGTGAGCCCGGAGCTCCTCGAGGGCCTTCGCGCCGAGCTCGTTCACGTGGGAAAGCGCTGCGGCCGACACGCGATGACGCAGGAGCAGATCAATCGACTGCTCGTGGAGCTCGCGCTCGCTGACAAGGACGTCGTTCGCCTCAAGGGAGGGGATCCCTCCGTCCTGGGACGGGTAGGAGAAGAGATCCTCCCGCTCGCGGAGCACGGGATCGAGTTCGAGATCGTCCCGGGCGTCTCCAGCGCCACCGCCGTACCCGCACTCGCGGGAATCCCGGTCACCCATCGCGACTTCGCGGACAGCTTCACCGTCGCCACGGCGCACCGTCGGGACGAGGACGGACGCTACTCGATCCCGCCCTATCAGCCGCGCAACACCTTGGTGCTGCTGATGGCCGGAGCCACCGTGCCCGCCTGGCGTACACAGCTCGTGGCGCTGGGCTATCCGGCCGATCTTCCCGTCGCATTCGTGAGCGCGGGCTGCTCCCCACGAGAGCGGGTGCTGGTCACCACCGTCGCGCAGGCCGAACGGGACTTCGAGGCCGCGGCACTCGAGACCCCGGTCCTGGCGGTGATCGGCTGGGTCGTCGGCTTGCGCGACTCGCTCGGACCCTACGCGTCTTCGAGGAGCTGCAGCAGGTCGAGCTCGGTCTCGGCCATGCGCCGTCCGATCGCGGCCTGCTCGACGCTGGGGATGACGCCCGACAGATAG
- a CDS encoding nitrite reductase, with amino-acid sequence MFKFVAIDCSVSRSLARRLALGAVGVFALLLQAAPAMSADPAPAPVVVQPVPKLTPAEFDQGKQIYFDRCSGCHGTLRKGATGPVIDDTAMRQKTLEKLESVIYDGTDAGMPGWGRTGEMTKAETTLMAKFLQNTPPIPPEMSIADMKKTHKIHVPVEQRLKKPEHDYDIDELFGVILRDAGKGAVIDGKSKKLLSVVDTGYAVHIFRSSATGRYFYTIGRDGKVSLIDLYAAKPTVVAEVRTCLDARSVEVSKYKGPKGDFVDQLAIVGCYWPPQLVIIDGQTLEPKKVISTRSMTYDTDEYHPEPRVATILASHFDSEWVVAIKETGLVWLVDYSDLENVKMHQIETERFLHDGGWDATKRYLLIAANMRDQMVVVDTKEKKFVTKFETGVKPHPGRGANWIDPEYGPVSATTHLGEGKISVYGSDPAKHPEHAWKVVREAETAGPGLFLKTHPKSENVWTDATFAKDGNSNQTICVFKKKDFDADPTCFPATQHGKIVHFEYNKAGDEVWASVWDKKGALIVYDDKTLKEKARIEADWMVTPTGKWNVYNTVQDVY; translated from the coding sequence ATGTTCAAGTTCGTAGCGATTGATTGCAGCGTGTCGCGTTCGTTGGCCCGCAGGCTCGCGCTAGGCGCGGTCGGTGTTTTCGCTCTCTTGCTCCAGGCTGCGCCCGCAATGTCGGCCGACCCGGCGCCCGCGCCCGTCGTCGTCCAGCCGGTGCCGAAGCTGACGCCCGCGGAGTTCGACCAGGGCAAGCAGATCTACTTCGATCGCTGCTCGGGGTGCCACGGAACGTTGCGCAAGGGCGCGACCGGACCGGTGATCGACGACACCGCCATGCGCCAGAAGACGCTCGAGAAGCTCGAGAGCGTGATCTACGACGGCACCGATGCCGGCATGCCCGGCTGGGGCCGCACGGGCGAGATGACGAAGGCCGAGACCACGCTGATGGCGAAGTTCCTGCAGAACACACCGCCGATCCCGCCCGAGATGAGCATCGCGGACATGAAGAAGACGCACAAGATCCACGTTCCGGTCGAGCAGCGGCTCAAGAAGCCCGAGCACGACTACGACATCGACGAGCTCTTCGGCGTGATCCTGCGCGACGCGGGCAAGGGCGCGGTCATCGACGGCAAGAGCAAGAAGCTGCTCAGCGTCGTCGACACCGGCTACGCGGTCCACATCTTCCGATCGTCCGCGACCGGGCGGTATTTCTACACGATCGGCCGCGACGGCAAGGTGAGCCTGATCGACCTCTACGCGGCCAAGCCGACCGTGGTGGCCGAGGTCCGCACCTGTCTCGACGCGCGCAGCGTCGAGGTCTCGAAGTACAAGGGGCCGAAGGGCGACTTCGTCGACCAGCTCGCGATCGTCGGCTGCTACTGGCCACCGCAGCTGGTCATCATCGACGGGCAGACACTGGAGCCGAAGAAGGTGATCTCGACCCGGTCGATGACCTACGACACGGACGAGTACCACCCGGAGCCGCGCGTCGCGACGATCCTCGCCTCGCACTTCGACAGCGAGTGGGTGGTCGCGATCAAGGAGACGGGCCTGGTCTGGCTGGTCGACTACTCGGACCTCGAGAACGTCAAGATGCACCAGATCGAGACCGAGCGGTTCCTGCACGACGGTGGCTGGGATGCGACCAAGCGCTACCTGCTGATCGCCGCGAACATGCGCGACCAGATGGTGGTCGTGGACACCAAGGAGAAGAAGTTCGTCACCAAGTTCGAGACCGGCGTGAAGCCGCACCCCGGCCGCGGCGCGAACTGGATCGATCCGGAGTACGGGCCGGTGAGCGCGACCACGCATCTGGGCGAGGGGAAGATCAGCGTCTACGGATCGGATCCCGCGAAGCACCCGGAGCACGCCTGGAAGGTCGTGCGCGAGGCGGAGACTGCCGGACCGGGATTGTTCCTGAAGACCCATCCGAAGAGCGAGAACGTCTGGACCGACGCCACGTTCGCCAAGGACGGCAACTCCAACCAGACGATCTGCGTGTTCAAGAAGAAGGACTTCGACGCCGACCCCACCTGCTTCCCGGCCACCCAGCACGGGAAGATCGTGCACTTCGAGTACAACAAAGCTGGCGACGAGGTCTGGGCATCGGTCTGGGACAAGAAGGGCGCGCTGATCGTCTACGACGACAAGACGCTCAAGGAGAAGGCCCGGATCGAAGCCGACTGGATGGTCACCCCTACCGGAAAGTGGAACGTCTATAACACTGTCCAGGACGTCTACTGA